Proteins from a single region of Verrucosispora sp. NA02020:
- a CDS encoding aquaporin, translating to MSLALTRRASAEFTGTALLVTAVVGSGIAATRLSPTDVGLQLLENAVATALALGALILMFGPVSGAHFNPVVSAVDWWLGRRSGTGLTLRGLAAYVCAQVTGAVAGAVLAALMFGLPPVTWSHTDRTGGNLWLAEVVATAGLVLLVFALARSGRTTVAPAAVGAYIGSAYWFTSSTSFANPAVTIGRAFTDTFAGIAPASVPGFVAAQLVGGLVAVAALAAWYPHAGHAADAVVVPHPTRESAAR from the coding sequence GTGAGCCTCGCGCTGACCCGGCGGGCAAGCGCAGAGTTCACCGGCACGGCCCTGCTGGTCACCGCCGTCGTCGGCTCCGGGATCGCCGCCACCCGGCTCTCCCCGACGGATGTGGGCCTCCAGCTCCTGGAGAACGCGGTCGCCACCGCCCTCGCTCTGGGCGCGTTGATCCTGATGTTCGGCCCCGTGTCGGGCGCGCACTTCAATCCGGTCGTCTCGGCCGTCGACTGGTGGCTCGGCCGCCGGTCCGGGACCGGTCTGACTCTCCGGGGCCTGGCCGCCTACGTCTGCGCGCAGGTCACCGGGGCCGTCGCCGGGGCGGTTCTGGCCGCCCTCATGTTCGGGCTCCCGCCGGTCACCTGGTCCCACACCGACCGCACCGGCGGAAATCTGTGGCTGGCCGAGGTGGTCGCCACCGCCGGGTTGGTCCTCCTGGTCTTCGCCCTCGCCCGTTCCGGCCGCACCACCGTGGCCCCGGCCGCCGTCGGCGCCTACATCGGATCGGCCTACTGGTTCACCTCCTCGACCTCCTTCGCCAACCCTGCGGTCACCATCGGCCGGGCCTTCACCGACACCTTCGCGGGCATCGCCCCCGCCTCCGTGCCCGGCTTCGTCGCCGCCCAGCTCGTCGGCGGCCTGGTGGCCGTCGCCGCCCTCGCCGCCTGGTACCCCCACGCCGGGCACGCCGCCGACGCGGTGGTCGTGCCCCACCCCACCCGAGAAAGCGCAGCTCGATGA
- a CDS encoding LysE family translocator, whose product MTIAFLLTTLVVVVTPGAGVLFTLSAGLTGGRRAALVAALGGTLGTVPHLVAAVTGLAALLHSSALAFDLVKYLGVGYLLWLAFATLRDRGAITVDDTSPTRPAGKVIVSAVLMNLLNPKLTIFFVAFLPQFVHPETPGALGRMLGLGAVFTATTLVVFVGYGLGAAAVRRRVLDRPRVADWLRRCFAGSFLALGLLLARAEA is encoded by the coding sequence GTGACCATCGCGTTCCTGTTGACCACGCTCGTCGTGGTCGTCACCCCGGGCGCCGGGGTGCTGTTCACACTCTCCGCCGGGTTGACCGGTGGGCGCCGGGCCGCCCTGGTCGCCGCGCTGGGCGGCACCCTGGGCACCGTCCCGCACCTGGTGGCGGCCGTGACCGGGCTCGCCGCGCTGCTGCACTCCAGCGCGCTCGCCTTCGACCTGGTCAAGTACCTGGGCGTGGGCTACCTGCTCTGGCTCGCCTTCGCCACGCTGCGGGACCGGGGTGCGATCACCGTGGACGACACCTCCCCCACCCGTCCGGCGGGCAAGGTCATCGTCTCGGCGGTGCTGATGAACCTGCTCAATCCGAAGTTGACGATCTTCTTTGTGGCGTTCCTGCCGCAGTTCGTCCACCCGGAGACGCCGGGAGCCCTCGGCCGGATGCTCGGGCTCGGCGCGGTGTTCACCGCCACCACGCTGGTGGTCTTCGTCGGCTATGGCCTGGGAGCCGCCGCCGTACGCCGACGCGTGCTCGACCGCCCCCGGGTGGCCGACTGGTTGCGCCGGTGCTTCGCCGGGTCGTTCCTGGCGCTGGGCCTGCTGCTGGCCCGCGCCGAGGCGTGA
- a CDS encoding M23 family metallopeptidase, with translation MDEGHLIDRRRLLGLITATLAVGVIPEAWLAEAAYGATPRWNRPFDKWVPITSSFGVRVDPITGERRQHNGTDYSYGGILGYPVRSIAAGTVTGVTYSAAGLGHHATVTHADGWRSVYGHLRDVPVVRVGAQLAAGQHLGNVGSTGRSTGPHLHLEIFHPNGHRVDPESILTGAPYAGAPGQPPAILTKDGLMYLIWSTGGTGYLVTPNRVIGLRSMAHYNLFKRIINSNQAADQPEIFNQLEIDQINAYLNGHVPA, from the coding sequence GTGGACGAAGGTCACCTGATCGATCGCCGGCGCCTGCTGGGCCTGATCACCGCCACCCTCGCCGTCGGCGTGATCCCGGAGGCGTGGCTCGCCGAGGCGGCGTACGGGGCGACGCCCCGCTGGAACCGACCGTTCGACAAGTGGGTCCCGATCACCTCGTCGTTCGGCGTACGGGTCGACCCGATCACCGGCGAGCGGCGGCAGCACAACGGCACCGACTACAGCTACGGCGGCATCCTCGGCTATCCGGTCCGGTCGATCGCGGCCGGCACCGTCACCGGCGTCACCTACAGCGCCGCCGGGCTCGGTCACCACGCCACGGTCACCCACGCCGACGGGTGGCGCAGCGTCTACGGTCACCTGCGGGACGTACCCGTGGTGCGGGTCGGCGCCCAGCTCGCGGCCGGGCAGCACCTCGGCAACGTCGGGTCGACGGGCCGCTCCACCGGGCCGCACCTGCACCTGGAGATCTTCCATCCGAACGGGCACCGCGTGGACCCCGAGTCGATCCTCACCGGCGCTCCCTACGCCGGGGCACCCGGCCAGCCACCCGCGATTCTCACCAAGGACGGACTCATGTACCTCATCTGGAGCACCGGCGGCACCGGCTACCTGGTCACCCCCAACCGCGTGATCGGGCTGCGGTCGATGGCCCACTACAACCTGTTCAAGCGGATCATCAACTCGAACCAGGCCGCCGACCAACCCGAGATCTTCAACCAGTTGGAGATCGACCAGATCAACGCGTACCTGAACGGGCACGTCCCGGCCTGA
- a CDS encoding GNAT family N-acetyltransferase, which yields MRFRRAPGWPVVLSDGPVLLRPYRRSDAAAWSEVRCANREWLAPWESTPAGGWTELNSPATFRWVYRDQRRSARTGEGMPFAVCLYADGLERLVGHINIGSIVRRAFCSGYVGYWVDRRVAGQGVIPTAMALAVDHAFGPGGLHRVEVNIRPENGPSRRVVEKLGFREEAYHARYMHIDGAWRDHIGYAMTSEEIAAEGGLLARWHRLRARTP from the coding sequence GTGCGGTTCCGACGGGCTCCCGGCTGGCCGGTGGTGCTCTCCGACGGTCCGGTGCTGCTGCGACCGTACCGACGCTCCGACGCGGCGGCCTGGTCCGAGGTGCGCTGCGCCAACCGGGAGTGGCTGGCCCCGTGGGAGTCCACGCCGGCCGGTGGCTGGACCGAACTGAACTCGCCGGCCACCTTCCGCTGGGTGTACCGCGACCAGCGGCGGTCGGCGCGTACCGGCGAGGGCATGCCGTTCGCGGTCTGCCTCTATGCCGACGGCCTGGAACGTCTGGTCGGGCACATCAACATCGGCAGCATCGTGCGTCGGGCGTTCTGCTCCGGCTACGTCGGGTACTGGGTGGACCGTCGGGTCGCCGGTCAGGGCGTGATCCCGACCGCGATGGCGCTCGCCGTCGACCACGCCTTCGGCCCGGGTGGACTGCACCGGGTGGAGGTCAACATCCGGCCGGAGAACGGGCCGTCGCGTCGCGTGGTGGAGAAGCTCGGCTTCCGCGAGGAGGCGTACCACGCGCGCTACATGCACATCGACGGTGCGTGGCGGGACCACATCGGGTACGCGATGACGAGCGAGGAGATCGCCGCCGAGGGCGGGCTGCTGGCCCGTTGGCACCGGCTGCGCGCCCGTACGCCGTGA
- a CDS encoding PLP-dependent aminotransferase family protein: MDSAKTAPPDRSITERTVTPPVVAGPPVNAGSDFLHLDIGQAPAGGRAAWLAHRLRRAIGDGVVPVGARLPATRVLAADLGVSRGVVVEAYQRLVEDGHLAGRGRAGTVVVATGVAAPPGAGTGCGARTSGTPGVRSSDDTVLFPQVPGPDAFDAVRAAPARIDLTPGVPDLAAFPRAAWLRAEKVVLGRLAASDLGYGDPCGTPTLRRAVAGWLALNRGISVDPAEVIVTTGVSQALGLLAQVLPDDGITTVGVEDPGSLGVRQHLDNWRLDTVPIPVDAAGLRVDELAASGAPAVMLTPAHQFPTGVVLDGERRRRLADWARSGGLVIEDDYDAEHRYDRPPVPALRATLPERVCYAGSVSKLLAPALRIGWLLVPHRYRDPVVAAKRNADLGNAILPQLVLAELITSGALERQLRLLRRRHVRRRDAMIAALARHLPRATVHGAAAGLHLTVTLDGNVVDTELAAATLARGVKVQPLSWHCRRPYPPGLVLGYAANSASAIEEGIATVAAALR; encoded by the coding sequence ATGGACAGTGCCAAAACCGCCCCGCCTGACCGGTCCATAACCGAAAGGACGGTCACGCCTCCGGTGGTGGCGGGGCCCCCGGTCAACGCCGGGTCGGACTTCCTGCATCTCGACATCGGGCAGGCTCCGGCGGGTGGGCGGGCGGCCTGGCTTGCCCACCGGCTACGCCGGGCGATCGGCGACGGGGTGGTACCGGTCGGCGCCAGGCTGCCCGCCACCCGGGTACTCGCCGCCGATCTCGGGGTGTCGCGGGGGGTGGTGGTCGAGGCGTACCAGCGCCTGGTGGAGGACGGGCACCTCGCCGGCCGGGGCCGTGCCGGGACCGTGGTGGTCGCCACCGGAGTCGCGGCGCCGCCGGGCGCCGGGACGGGGTGCGGGGCGCGGACCTCGGGGACACCCGGTGTCCGATCGTCGGACGACACCGTCCTGTTCCCGCAGGTGCCCGGCCCGGACGCCTTCGACGCGGTACGCGCCGCCCCGGCGCGGATCGACCTGACACCCGGCGTACCCGATCTGGCGGCGTTTCCCCGCGCGGCCTGGCTGCGGGCCGAGAAGGTGGTGCTGGGGCGGCTGGCCGCATCGGACCTCGGCTACGGCGACCCGTGCGGGACGCCGACGCTGCGCCGCGCCGTCGCCGGGTGGCTGGCCCTCAACCGGGGGATCAGCGTCGACCCGGCCGAGGTGATCGTCACCACCGGGGTGTCGCAGGCGCTCGGCCTGCTCGCCCAGGTGCTGCCGGACGACGGCATCACCACCGTCGGCGTGGAAGACCCCGGTTCCCTCGGCGTCCGGCAACATCTCGACAACTGGCGGCTCGACACGGTGCCGATCCCGGTCGACGCCGCCGGACTGCGGGTGGACGAACTGGCCGCCAGCGGGGCACCTGCGGTGATGCTCACCCCCGCGCACCAGTTCCCGACCGGCGTGGTGCTCGACGGCGAGCGGCGCCGCCGGCTCGCCGACTGGGCCCGCAGCGGCGGTCTGGTCATCGAGGACGACTACGACGCCGAGCACCGCTACGACCGCCCGCCGGTGCCCGCGCTGCGGGCCACCCTGCCGGAGCGGGTCTGCTACGCCGGCAGCGTGTCGAAGCTGCTCGCCCCGGCGCTGCGGATCGGTTGGCTGCTGGTGCCCCACCGGTACCGGGACCCCGTGGTGGCCGCCAAACGCAACGCCGACCTGGGCAACGCGATTCTGCCGCAACTGGTCCTCGCCGAGCTGATCACCTCAGGGGCGCTGGAACGGCAACTGCGGCTGCTGCGCCGCCGGCACGTACGCCGCCGGGACGCGATGATCGCCGCCCTGGCACGTCACCTGCCCAGGGCGACCGTGCACGGAGCAGCGGCCGGGCTGCACCTGACCGTCACCCTGGACGGCAACGTGGTGGACACCGAGTTGGCGGCGGCGACTCTCGCCCGTGGGGTGAAGGTGCAGCCGTTGTCCTGGCACTGCCGCCGGCCGTACCCGCCCGGCCTGGTCCTCGGCTACGCGGCCAACTCCGCCTCGGCCATCGAGGAGGGCATCGCCACCGTGGCCGCCGCGCTGCGCTGA
- the glp gene encoding gephyrin-like molybdotransferase Glp, whose protein sequence is MTATADAEAAENGLTPLADYLGSVLRRLRALPPLDLDLTQAHGNVLAEDVVAPHSFPAFDQAAVDGYAARWEDIAGGTRGVGYVPAQSGRPGGRTIRLNVVGDLGAASWRPVRLTPGSCFSVAAGAPLPVAADVVVPVEWTDQGMAAVEIFRAPKRGYGVRRAGEEVAAGTMLARAGTYVSPALVAVLAATGIGHVVVRPSPRVVIVATGDELVDVGRGSQPGQVVDANSHALTAAAAEAGALAYRVGICDDDPEGLRGLLEDQTLRADLIITTGGTGTGPGDMVRRILSRREGSRAGPVTFTDVALYPGTALGFGTVGAEEVPVVCLPGDPGAAMIGFEVLARPAINLLAGAEPVFRPSVRAHLLETVSSPVGLREFRPAHVAERRGGGYTVQPLNGGPFTLSGLAEANGLLVLGERVTAAAAGSTVDVLLLDRRR, encoded by the coding sequence ATGACCGCGACGGCCGACGCCGAGGCGGCCGAAAACGGGTTGACGCCGCTCGCCGACTACCTGGGCAGTGTGCTGCGCAGGTTACGTGCGCTGCCTCCGCTCGACCTCGACCTCACCCAGGCGCACGGCAACGTCCTCGCCGAGGACGTCGTCGCTCCGCACTCGTTCCCGGCCTTCGACCAGGCGGCCGTGGACGGGTACGCCGCGCGCTGGGAGGACATCGCCGGCGGGACCCGGGGCGTGGGATACGTCCCGGCCCAGTCCGGCCGTCCGGGTGGTCGCACGATACGCCTCAACGTGGTCGGTGACCTCGGCGCGGCCAGTTGGCGGCCGGTCCGGCTCACCCCCGGCTCGTGCTTCTCGGTGGCCGCCGGAGCGCCACTCCCGGTCGCCGCCGACGTGGTCGTCCCGGTCGAGTGGACCGACCAGGGCATGGCCGCGGTGGAGATCTTCCGCGCCCCGAAGCGGGGCTACGGCGTACGCCGGGCCGGTGAGGAGGTGGCCGCCGGCACGATGCTCGCCCGCGCCGGCACGTACGTCTCACCGGCGCTGGTCGCGGTCCTCGCCGCCACCGGCATCGGGCACGTGGTGGTCCGCCCCAGCCCCCGGGTGGTGATCGTGGCCACCGGCGACGAACTGGTGGACGTCGGCCGGGGCAGCCAGCCCGGCCAGGTGGTGGACGCCAACTCGCACGCGTTGACCGCGGCGGCGGCGGAGGCGGGTGCCCTGGCGTACCGGGTGGGCATCTGCGACGACGACCCGGAGGGGCTGCGCGGCCTGCTGGAGGACCAGACCCTGCGGGCCGACCTGATCATCACCACCGGCGGCACCGGCACCGGCCCCGGCGACATGGTCCGCCGCATCCTGTCCCGGCGGGAGGGCAGCCGCGCCGGACCGGTCACCTTCACCGACGTGGCGCTCTATCCGGGCACCGCGCTCGGCTTCGGCACCGTCGGCGCCGAGGAGGTGCCGGTGGTGTGTCTGCCCGGCGACCCCGGTGCGGCGATGATCGGTTTCGAGGTGCTGGCCCGTCCCGCGATCAACCTGCTGGCCGGCGCCGAACCGGTGTTCCGCCCCAGCGTGCGGGCGCACCTGCTGGAGACGGTCTCCTCGCCGGTGGGTCTGCGCGAGTTCCGGCCCGCGCACGTCGCCGAGCGACGGGGTGGGGGTTACACTGTCCAACCGCTCAACGGCGGTCCGTTCACCCTCTCCGGTCTGGCGGAGGCGAACGGACTTCTCGTTCTCGGTGAGCGGGTCACCGCCGCCGCTGCCGGCTCCACCGTGGACGTGCTGCTGCTCGACCGTCGACGGTGA
- a CDS encoding B3/4 domain-containing protein has translation MYFQHSPEVRAEHPPLVAGVLYAEGVAGEPRAELPLADLLAQARQRLAAGSEAGLAEIQAWRRAFARMGLAPTRYRCASESLLRRLRTTGDLPRVHPLVDLGNAVSAAYAIPVGILDVDRVGGGIEVRHARGDERYLTLSGAEERPDPGEVIFADPHGRAHARRWTNRQSGWSAVREETSTVLVVVEAMHDSAATDVPRLLGTLAAELDRAWKVPARTALLTSTAPDFRCVT, from the coding sequence GTGTACTTTCAGCACTCTCCCGAGGTCCGGGCCGAGCATCCGCCACTGGTCGCCGGCGTGCTGTACGCCGAGGGCGTCGCCGGTGAGCCGCGAGCCGAACTGCCGCTGGCCGACCTGCTGGCGCAGGCCCGGCAGCGGCTCGCCGCCGGCAGCGAAGCGGGTCTTGCGGAGATCCAGGCGTGGCGTCGGGCATTCGCCCGGATGGGGCTGGCGCCGACCAGGTACCGCTGCGCGTCGGAGTCCCTGCTGCGGCGGCTGCGTACCACCGGTGACCTGCCCCGGGTGCACCCGCTCGTCGACCTCGGCAACGCCGTCTCGGCCGCGTACGCGATCCCGGTCGGAATCCTCGACGTCGATCGCGTCGGCGGTGGCATCGAGGTTCGGCACGCCCGGGGCGACGAGCGCTACCTGACCTTGAGCGGGGCCGAGGAGCGGCCCGACCCCGGTGAGGTGATCTTCGCCGACCCGCACGGACGGGCCCACGCCCGACGCTGGACCAACAGACAGAGCGGCTGGTCGGCGGTGCGCGAGGAGACCTCCACCGTGCTGGTCGTCGTCGAGGCGATGCACGACTCGGCCGCCACGGACGTACCGCGTCTGCTGGGCACACTCGCCGCCGAACTGGACCGGGCGTGGAAAGTGCCCGCGAGGACGGCCCTGCTGACCTCGACCGCCCCGGATTTCCGGTGCGTGACGTGA
- a CDS encoding arsenate reductase ArsC — MTDKPSVLFVCVHNAGRSQMAAAWLRHLAGDTVEVRSAGSAPTDQINPTAVEAMREVGIDITDQTPTRLTWDTAETSDVIVTMGCGDACPVFPGKRYEDWKLTDPAGQPLDVVRHVRDDIKTHVTELLASIQPEN; from the coding sequence ATGACCGACAAGCCCAGCGTCCTGTTCGTCTGCGTCCACAACGCCGGCCGCTCCCAGATGGCCGCCGCCTGGCTCCGCCACCTCGCCGGGGACACCGTCGAGGTCCGCTCCGCCGGCAGCGCGCCCACCGACCAGATCAATCCCACCGCCGTCGAAGCAATGCGGGAAGTCGGCATCGACATCACCGACCAGACCCCGACCCGACTCACCTGGGACACCGCCGAAACCAGCGACGTCATCGTCACCATGGGCTGCGGCGACGCCTGCCCCGTCTTCCCCGGCAAACGCTACGAAGACTGGAAACTCACCGACCCCGCCGGCCAACCCCTCGACGTCGTCCGCCACGTCCGCGACGACATCAAGACCCACGTCACCGAACTGCTCGCCAGCATCCAGCCGGAGAACTGA
- a CDS encoding SDR family NAD(P)-dependent oxidoreductase, with amino-acid sequence MTVRTAGRVALVTGGSRGIGAAVARRLAEDGIDVAFTYRTAGDNAKSVLADIEAYGRTGLSLSADSADPTAVIDAVDRTVAELGRLDILVNNAGVFAGGPIESVSFDALDRAVAVNVRGVYLATQAAVRHMGDGGRIVNIGSSFASRVPAPGVSAYAMTKSAVNGLTRALARELGPRGITVNLILPGSTDTDMNPADSDGADAQRTQIALGRYASPADVAATVSHLVGDGGRHITGASIAIDGGATA; translated from the coding sequence ATGACGGTCAGAACTGCCGGCAGGGTCGCCCTGGTCACGGGCGGGAGCCGGGGCATCGGCGCCGCCGTCGCGCGCCGCCTCGCCGAGGACGGGATCGACGTCGCGTTCACCTACCGCACGGCGGGGGACAACGCGAAGTCCGTCCTGGCCGACATCGAGGCGTACGGGCGGACCGGCTTGTCGCTCAGCGCGGACAGCGCCGATCCGACGGCGGTGATCGACGCGGTGGACCGGACGGTGGCCGAGTTGGGGCGGCTGGACATCCTGGTCAACAACGCGGGGGTGTTCGCGGGTGGGCCGATCGAGTCGGTCAGCTTCGACGCGCTGGACCGGGCGGTCGCGGTGAACGTGCGCGGGGTGTACCTGGCCACCCAGGCGGCGGTGCGGCACATGGGCGATGGTGGGCGGATCGTCAACATCGGCAGCAGCTTCGCCAGTCGTGTCCCCGCGCCCGGAGTCAGCGCGTACGCGATGACCAAGAGCGCGGTGAACGGGCTGACCCGGGCCCTGGCCCGCGAACTCGGCCCGCGTGGCATCACCGTCAACCTGATCCTGCCCGGCTCGACCGACACCGACATGAATCCGGCCGACAGCGACGGTGCGGACGCGCAGCGGACGCAGATCGCCCTCGGGCGGTACGCGTCGCCGGCCGACGTGGCCGCGACCGTCAGTCACCTGGTGGGTGACGGCGGCCGGCACATCACCGGTGCGTCGATCGCGATCGACGGCGGTGCGACCGCCTGA
- a CDS encoding metalloregulator ArsR/SmtB family transcription factor — translation MSKQAVPVVDLNAVACCAPIAARPMDDDQAAVVAPMFKALGDPVRLRLMSMIASVPEICVCDLTPAFDLSGPTISHHLRVLRDAGLVDSERRGTWVWYRVRPEAFRQLGALLDIPTAPRVTG, via the coding sequence ATGTCGAAACAAGCCGTGCCGGTGGTCGACCTGAACGCGGTGGCCTGCTGCGCCCCGATCGCGGCCCGTCCGATGGACGACGACCAGGCGGCGGTGGTCGCCCCGATGTTCAAGGCCCTGGGCGACCCGGTCCGACTCCGGCTGATGTCGATGATCGCCTCGGTGCCGGAGATCTGCGTCTGTGACCTGACCCCGGCGTTCGACCTGTCCGGACCCACCATCTCCCACCATCTGCGGGTGCTGCGGGACGCTGGCCTGGTGGACTCCGAGCGGCGGGGCACCTGGGTCTGGTACCGGGTCCGCCCGGAAGCCTTCCGCCAGCTCGGCGCACTGCTGGACATCCCCACGGCCCCCCGGGTCACCGGGTGA
- a CDS encoding DM13 domain-containing protein, with protein MTRKPLTWLLAVLLGAGAAFGLYWFQPWKLFTNQVVAETLPEVGAPAPEGSPAAAGSPSAQASPSAADVSVAPSPRNRLLASGEFVTHEHETTGTARLIRLADGSHRLALQDLSTSNGPDLRVWLTDQPVIAGRDGWHVFDDGRWLELDRLKGNRGDQVYDIPADANLDDFRSVSIWCKRFSVSFGAAELRKPS; from the coding sequence ATGACGCGCAAACCCCTGACCTGGCTCCTCGCCGTCCTGCTGGGCGCAGGCGCGGCATTCGGTCTCTACTGGTTCCAACCGTGGAAGCTGTTCACCAACCAGGTGGTCGCCGAGACACTGCCGGAGGTCGGCGCACCCGCGCCCGAGGGTTCGCCGGCAGCGGCCGGGTCCCCCTCCGCCCAGGCGTCACCTTCCGCCGCCGACGTCTCCGTCGCGCCGAGTCCGAGGAACAGGCTGCTGGCCAGCGGAGAGTTCGTCACCCACGAACACGAGACCACCGGCACCGCCCGACTGATCCGGCTCGCGGACGGCAGTCACCGGCTGGCACTCCAGGACCTGTCCACCTCCAACGGCCCCGACCTGCGAGTCTGGCTCACCGACCAGCCGGTGATCGCCGGCCGGGACGGCTGGCACGTCTTCGACGACGGGCGATGGCTCGAACTCGACCGGCTCAAGGGAAACCGGGGCGACCAGGTGTACGACATCCCCGCCGACGCGAATCTCGACGACTTCCGCAGCGTCTCGATCTGGTGCAAGCGGTTCTCGGTGTCCTTCGGCGCGGCCGAACTCCGCAAACCGTCCTGA
- a CDS encoding ArsI/CadI family heavy metal resistance metalloenzyme: MSRVQLALRVSDLEGSVAFYAKLFGVEPAKRRPGYANFAVQNPPLKLVLLAGEPGQPTVLDHLGVEVSTTEEVNAATRRLTESGLITLEENSTECCYALQDKVWVRGPGDEPWEVYTVKADSDHLEKTTASACDTPATDKQPATTGTCC, from the coding sequence ATGTCCCGCGTTCAACTTGCCCTGCGCGTGTCCGACCTCGAAGGCTCCGTGGCCTTCTACGCGAAGCTGTTCGGTGTCGAACCGGCCAAGCGCCGCCCCGGCTACGCCAACTTCGCCGTCCAGAACCCGCCGTTGAAGCTCGTGCTCCTGGCGGGCGAGCCCGGCCAGCCGACCGTGCTGGACCACCTGGGCGTCGAGGTCTCCACCACCGAAGAGGTCAACGCCGCCACCCGGCGCCTCACCGAATCCGGCCTGATCACCCTGGAGGAGAACAGCACCGAATGCTGCTACGCCCTCCAGGACAAGGTCTGGGTGCGTGGCCCCGGCGACGAACCCTGGGAGGTCTACACCGTCAAGGCCGACTCCGACCACCTGGAGAAGACCACCGCGAGCGCCTGCGACACCCCCGCCACCGACAAGCAGCCCGCCACCACCGGCACCTGCTGCTGA
- a CDS encoding proteasome protein produces MTVVLAVVCSDGVVIGADSQITESDRGLSFPAQKLHPLGSSAAWGGSGARGVLNDLRPLLEESATAILEAPDIGDELQERVLPIFKKHYKNYIPDVPGEPNGGGVSAYLLAVGFSQGGPWIVEINPNGLIGRYEDVGFHAIGSGAPMAQQAGALLSHFRMTTRTVEYGVVGVIRVLEALERTSPSVGGPFSVACIREEGAHHLDEKEIAKALKDAQRWRELEQKALDGLFD; encoded by the coding sequence ATGACCGTCGTACTCGCCGTTGTCTGCAGCGACGGGGTGGTGATCGGCGCGGACTCCCAGATCACCGAGAGCGACCGTGGTCTGAGCTTCCCCGCCCAGAAGCTTCATCCGCTGGGCTCCTCCGCCGCCTGGGGCGGCAGTGGCGCGCGGGGCGTACTCAACGACCTGCGTCCCCTCCTGGAGGAATCGGCCACCGCCATCCTCGAAGCCCCCGACATCGGCGACGAGTTGCAGGAGCGCGTCCTGCCCATCTTCAAGAAGCACTACAAGAACTACATCCCGGACGTGCCCGGCGAGCCCAACGGCGGCGGGGTGTCGGCGTACCTGCTCGCGGTCGGCTTCAGCCAGGGCGGGCCGTGGATCGTGGAAATCAACCCAAACGGGCTCATCGGCCGCTACGAGGACGTGGGCTTCCACGCCATCGGCTCCGGCGCCCCCATGGCCCAGCAGGCCGGCGCGCTACTGTCCCACTTCCGGATGACCACGCGCACCGTCGAGTACGGCGTGGTGGGCGTGATACGGGTGCTGGAGGCGCTGGAGCGGACCTCGCCGTCGGTCGGCGGGCCGTTCAGCGTCGCGTGCATCCGTGAGGAGGGCGCGCACCACCTCGACGAGAAGGAGATCGCCAAGGCGCTGAAGGACGCCCAGCGCTGGCGCGAACTCGAACAGAAGGCGCTCGACGGGCTGTTCGACTGA